From one Lotus japonicus ecotype B-129 chromosome 3, LjGifu_v1.2 genomic stretch:
- the LOC130748408 gene encoding uncharacterized protein LOC130748408, which produces MDLLCDAYSNASDEEREEQPKRHKPSSNSSSNPPKPHLFIPNPHYPQTPQPPIPGTYVSKRQRASMGNLAASLPNPDPAPSSFIRTGSILDVDTPHSILSLLKSKSKGHQNLNPRSEKLSATLYGHTKAVSAIHWSSTHAHLLASAAMDHLVCIWNVWSRDQKKACVLNFHNAAVKDVKWSQQGLFLLSCGYDCTSRLVDVEKGIETQVFREDQIIGVIKFHPDNSSLFLSGGSKGHIKLWDIRTGKVVHNYDRNLGPILDVEFTTNGKQFISSSDVSGSNLSENSIIVWDVSRQVPLSNQVYVEAYTCPCVRCHPFDPVFVAQSNGNYVAIFGTTPPYRLNKYKRYENHGVSGFPIKCNFSRDGKKLASGSSDGSVYLYDYHSSKVVKKIKAFDQACIDVSFHPVIPNVIASCSWDGGILVFE; this is translated from the exons ATGGATCTCCTGTGCGACGCGTATTCGAATGCTTCAGACGAAGAAAGAGAGGAACAACCCAAACGACACAAGCCAtcatcaaactcttcttcaaacCCACCAAAACCCCATCTCTTCATTCCTAATCCTCACTACCCTCAAACACCACAACCTCCAATCCCTGGAACCTACGTCTCCAAACGACAACGCGCGTCGATGGGAAACCTCGCCGCTTCTCTCCCTAACCCTGATCCCGCTCCTTCTTCATTCATACGAACAG GGAGTATCTTGGATGTTGATACACCCCATAGCATTTTATCATTGCTGAAAAGCAAATCAAAGGGTCATCAAAACCTAAACCCAAGATCTGAAAAGCTATCTGCAACTCTATATGGCCATACAAAAGCTGTCAGTGCTATACATTGGTCATCAACTCATG CTCACCTCCTTGCATCTGCTGCGATGGATCATTTGGTTTGCATATGGAATGTATGGAGTAGAGATCAGAAGAAAGCATGTGTGCTAAACTTCCATAATGCTGCCGTGAAAGATGTCAAATGGTCTCAGCAAGGGCTCTTTCTACTTTCTTGTGGATATGATTGCACATCAAGGTTAGTTGATGTTGAAAAGGGGATAGAAACCCAAGTTTTCAGAGAAGATCAAATCATTGGAGTTATAAAGTTCCACCCCGATAATTCAAGTCTCTTCCTTTCTGGAGGATCAAAGGGCCACATCAAACTATGGGATATTAGAACTGGCAAAGTAGTGCATAACTATGATCGGAATTTAGGACCGATTCTTGATGTTGAATTTACAACGAATGGGAAGCAATTCATTTCTTCTAGTGATGTATCTGGGAGCAATCTCAGTGAGAATTCTATTATTGTTTGGGATGTGTCACGACAGGTACCATTGTCTAATCAG GTTTATGTAGAAGCTTATACCTGTCCCTGTGTAAGGTGCCACCCATTTGATCCTGTTTTTGTCGCCCAATCAAATGGGAATTATGTTGCAATCTTTGGTACCACGCCGCCTTACAGACTCAACAAATACAAGAGATATGAGAACCATGGGGTTTCTGGGTTCCCAATTAAGTGTAATTTCAGCAGGGATGGCAAGAAACTTGCATCTGGCTCTTCAGATGGTTCTGTTTACCTTTATGATTATCACTCATCTAAAGTTGTGAAGAAAATCAAGGCCTTTGACCAAGCATGCATAGACGTTTCGTTTCACCCAGTTATCCCTAATGTTATTGCTTCATGCTCATGGGATGGAGGTATTTTGGTATTTGAGTAG